The proteins below are encoded in one region of Pseudarthrobacter sulfonivorans:
- a CDS encoding YciI family protein produces the protein MTKYLISFPGEAMVVPEEDFEAVVEASHAVIDEAKAAGVYVFGGGTDEDVDPVLVAGDGTVTEGTYPGHKVPNGGYTVLELPSREAALEWAAKIAVACRCSQEVRQFLYDPAS, from the coding sequence ATGACGAAGTACCTGATCTCGTTCCCCGGTGAGGCCATGGTGGTCCCCGAGGAGGACTTCGAGGCGGTAGTCGAAGCCTCGCATGCCGTCATCGACGAGGCCAAGGCGGCGGGTGTGTACGTCTTCGGCGGCGGGACCGATGAGGACGTAGACCCGGTACTCGTGGCCGGTGACGGCACCGTCACCGAGGGCACGTACCCAGGCCACAAGGTGCCCAACGGCGGCTACACCGTTCTCGAGCTGCCCTCGCGGGAGGCGGCACTTGAATGGGCCGCGAAGATCGCCGTCGCCTGCCGCTGCTCGCAAGAGGTCCGGCAGTTCCTGTACGACCCGGCAAGCTGA
- a CDS encoding class I SAM-dependent methyltransferase produces the protein MTDAEVETAYSKRAAEYTARFGSVESSHPADRKLVADWVAPLVGPVLDVGCGPGHWTKFLADQGAAVEGIDLVPAFIKQAEASFPGIPFRVASLTSLGVPEGYASGILAWYSLIHFEPDQVPSALRELARRLTPGGLLLLGLFEGDEITRFPHAVTPAYSWPVGDLSRILSAAGFETTSHQRRTDPGHRPHAAISARLSHS, from the coding sequence ATGACGGATGCAGAGGTCGAGACCGCGTACTCAAAGAGAGCCGCCGAGTACACTGCCAGATTTGGGTCGGTCGAGTCCTCTCATCCAGCTGACCGGAAGCTCGTAGCTGACTGGGTCGCACCTCTGGTGGGGCCAGTGCTGGATGTGGGATGCGGGCCCGGCCATTGGACCAAGTTCCTCGCGGACCAAGGGGCGGCGGTCGAAGGAATCGATTTGGTGCCGGCGTTCATCAAGCAAGCAGAAGCATCCTTCCCCGGCATCCCATTCCGCGTAGCCTCCCTCACGAGTCTCGGCGTTCCCGAAGGATATGCATCAGGCATCCTGGCCTGGTACTCGCTGATCCACTTTGAACCCGACCAGGTTCCCTCCGCTCTCCGGGAACTGGCACGGCGCCTGACTCCAGGCGGACTTCTCCTGCTAGGTCTGTTTGAAGGAGACGAAATCACGAGATTTCCACATGCGGTGACGCCTGCGTACTCCTGGCCCGTGGGAGACCTCAGCAGGATCCTTAGTGCAGCCGGCTTCGAAACCACCTCCCATCAGCGACGAACTGATCCTGGTCATCGGCCGCACGCCGCTATCAGTGCACGCCTGAGCCATTCATAA